The following proteins are encoded in a genomic region of Candidatus Methylospira mobilis:
- a CDS encoding nitrogen fixation protein NifZ has protein sequence MEPERYDYGTEVRVIRNVRNDGTYPGMEVGDFLVRRGSVGYVVNVGTFLQDQVIYSVHFMNEQRMVGCRAEELIPADAPWAPSRFEFRDKVRSRNALAVKGEVIAASGAEGEILKVVRDNPENVLYHVRFPGHTLLVPEASLLPLEEQDTQEETA, from the coding sequence ATGGAACCGGAACGCTATGATTACGGAACCGAAGTTCGCGTGATACGCAACGTCCGCAACGACGGCACTTATCCGGGGATGGAAGTAGGCGACTTTCTGGTGCGGCGCGGCAGCGTGGGTTATGTAGTCAATGTCGGCACCTTCCTGCAGGATCAGGTCATTTACTCGGTGCACTTTATGAACGAGCAGCGCATGGTCGGCTGCCGCGCCGAAGAACTGATCCCCGCGGACGCGCCATGGGCGCCGAGCCGCTTCGAATTCAGGGATAAGGTGCGCAGCCGCAATGCGCTGGCGGTAAAGGGCGAGGTGATCGCAGCCAGCGGCGCGGAAGGAGAAATACTGAAAGTCGTGCGCGACAACCCCGAAAATGTTTTATACCACGTGCGTTTTCCAGGCCATACGCTGCTGGTTCCCGAAGCCAGTTTGCTGCCGCTGGAAGAACAGGATACGCAGGAGGAAACTGCATGA
- the nifS gene encoding cysteine desulfurase NifS, giving the protein MADIYLDNNATTQCDPKVVEAMLPFFLEQFGNPSSIHSFGNGVGRALSKARKQIQSLLGAAHDSEIILTSCGTESDNTAILSAIKCFPSRKEIITTAVEHPAVLALCAQLEKEGYTIHRLAVDGQGRLDLAEYQRLLTPNVAIVSVMWANNETGTLFPVEQMAEMAHAVGVQFHTDAVQAVGKVPIDLKNTKIDMLSVSGHKLHAPKGVGVLYLKRGVRFRPLLRGGHQERGRRAGTENAASVIGLGKACELAEQHIEFENTQVKALRDRLEAGILAQVPHCFVTGDVANRLPNTANIAFEYIEGESILMLLNKQGIAGSSGSACTSGSLEPSHVMRAMNIPYTAAHGTIRFSLSRYNTQQEIDAVIAAVPPIVAELRRLSPYWGENGPITEPDKAFAPAYA; this is encoded by the coding sequence ATGGCTGATATCTATCTCGATAATAACGCGACGACGCAGTGCGACCCGAAAGTTGTGGAGGCCATGTTGCCGTTTTTCCTGGAGCAGTTCGGCAACCCCTCGTCCATCCATAGCTTCGGCAACGGCGTCGGCCGCGCGTTGAGCAAGGCGCGCAAGCAGATCCAGAGCCTGCTGGGCGCGGCGCATGATTCGGAAATCATCCTGACTTCGTGCGGGACGGAATCGGACAACACCGCGATCCTGTCTGCGATCAAATGCTTTCCGAGCCGCAAGGAAATCATCACCACTGCGGTTGAGCATCCGGCGGTACTGGCGCTGTGCGCACAGTTGGAAAAGGAAGGCTACACCATACACCGCCTGGCGGTGGACGGTCAGGGGCGTCTGGATCTGGCCGAGTACCAGCGTTTGTTAACGCCCAACGTCGCCATCGTTTCGGTGATGTGGGCCAACAATGAAACCGGCACGCTGTTTCCGGTTGAGCAGATGGCGGAAATGGCGCATGCAGTGGGCGTGCAGTTCCATACCGATGCGGTGCAGGCCGTCGGCAAAGTGCCCATCGACTTAAAAAATACCAAGATCGACATGCTGTCGGTTTCAGGACACAAGCTGCATGCTCCCAAGGGCGTCGGCGTACTCTACCTTAAACGCGGCGTGCGCTTCCGTCCGCTGCTGCGCGGCGGACACCAGGAACGCGGAAGGCGAGCGGGTACCGAAAACGCGGCCTCGGTAATCGGCCTGGGCAAGGCCTGCGAACTGGCCGAGCAGCATATCGAGTTCGAGAATACTCAGGTGAAGGCCTTGCGCGACCGGCTGGAAGCCGGGATTTTAGCCCAGGTACCGCACTGTTTCGTAACCGGAGATGTAGCGAATCGCTTGCCCAATACCGCCAACATTGCGTTTGAATACATTGAGGGCGAGTCGATCCTGATGCTGCTCAATAAACAGGGGATAGCAGGTTCGTCGGGCTCGGCCTGCACATCCGGCTCGCTGGAGCCCTCGCATGTGATGCGCGCGATGAATATTCCCTACACGGCGGCGCACGGAACCATCCGTTTCTCGCTGTCGCGCTATAACACGCAGCAGGAAATCGACGCCGTGATCGCAGCGGTTCCGCCCATTGTGGCCGAATTGCGCCGTCTTTCTCCGTATTGGGGCGAGAACGGCCCAATTACCGAACCGGACAAGGCCTTTGCACCGGCCTATGCATAA
- the nifW gene encoding nitrogenase-stabilizing/protective protein NifW gives MNFEEDLESLESAEDFLDYFKLEYDPKVVHVNRLHILQRFHNYLNQGAETMPEDEEAKHAVYKRLMEQAYQDFVVSDALTEKVFKVFHMHEPQTTFVPIEGLFKK, from the coding sequence ATGAATTTTGAAGAAGACCTTGAAAGCCTCGAATCCGCGGAAGATTTCCTGGACTATTTCAAGCTCGAATACGACCCCAAGGTGGTGCATGTAAACCGTCTGCATATCCTGCAACGCTTCCATAATTACCTGAACCAGGGCGCGGAAACAATGCCGGAAGATGAAGAAGCGAAGCATGCGGTCTATAAACGGCTAATGGAACAGGCTTACCAGGACTTTGTCGTCTCCGACGCGCTGACGGAAAAAGTGTTCAAGGTGTTTCACATGCACGAGCCGCAAACAACGTTTGTTCCAATCGAAGGGCTGTTCAAGAAGTAA
- a CDS encoding HD-GYP domain-containing protein — MSLDKKSKQKLSKSQFLVGKPIEFDCFDEQGVLLFRKGLVIDSARTLEHILERGLFAQIGQPSQNTSQPAASESRRLLLGKWSEADGDADADPSPFQYFSGLNRQLKQLYSDICAESGADGLDFASRVGRIAGQVQSLCEVDSNAAIGLLHLDQRNRYTVFHPLHRSVVCNLVGKRYGYSEEECKRIICAALTCDLSTLELQEKLNNQVAPLSPEQQASLRNHPGDSVRLLRELGVTDEEWITAVNQHHETLCQSGYPGGIHRDEVTVWSRLIKLSDSYTAMITPRRYKQAITSQHAMRTLFLARGSQVDEHLTILFVKALGVFPPGAFVKLANGETAVVVRRGKDSKAPMVKSVVGPRGAPLNRPCLRDTQIKQFEIRGVVERDGVADIDLNQLWDYTRGSNDERG, encoded by the coding sequence ATGAGTCTTGACAAGAAGAGCAAGCAGAAACTGTCGAAGAGCCAGTTTCTGGTCGGAAAACCTATCGAATTCGACTGTTTCGATGAGCAAGGCGTATTGTTGTTCAGGAAGGGTCTGGTCATAGATTCCGCGCGCACGCTGGAACATATCCTCGAGCGCGGTTTGTTTGCCCAGATAGGGCAACCGTCGCAGAACACGTCTCAGCCTGCTGCGTCCGAATCAAGGCGTTTGCTGCTTGGTAAGTGGTCGGAAGCCGATGGTGATGCTGATGCTGATCCTTCGCCTTTCCAATATTTTTCCGGCTTGAACCGGCAACTGAAACAGCTCTATAGCGATATATGCGCAGAATCGGGGGCTGACGGCCTTGATTTTGCTTCGCGCGTGGGGCGCATCGCCGGTCAGGTGCAATCCCTGTGCGAGGTTGACTCGAATGCCGCCATCGGTCTTCTACACCTTGACCAGCGCAATCGCTACACTGTTTTCCACCCGCTGCATCGCTCGGTAGTCTGCAATCTGGTCGGAAAACGCTACGGTTATTCCGAAGAAGAGTGTAAACGCATTATCTGTGCCGCTTTGACCTGCGATTTGTCCACGCTCGAACTTCAGGAAAAACTCAACAACCAGGTAGCGCCATTGAGCCCTGAGCAACAGGCCAGTCTCCGAAATCATCCCGGCGATTCGGTCAGATTATTACGCGAACTGGGCGTTACCGACGAAGAATGGATTACTGCCGTCAACCAGCATCATGAAACTCTTTGCCAGTCCGGGTATCCGGGCGGAATACACCGCGACGAAGTCACTGTGTGGTCACGGCTGATTAAGCTTTCGGACAGCTATACCGCCATGATCACCCCGCGCCGCTATAAGCAGGCCATTACCTCCCAGCATGCCATGCGTACCCTGTTTTTGGCACGCGGCAGCCAGGTTGACGAGCATCTTACGATACTTTTTGTGAAAGCTTTGGGGGTATTTCCGCCGGGCGCTTTTGTCAAACTGGCAAACGGCGAGACCGCTGTCGTCGTCCGCCGCGGCAAGGATTCGAAAGCGCCGATGGTTAAAAGCGTGGTCGGCCCGCGCGGTGCGCCGCTCAATAGACCGTGTTTGCGCGATACTCAAATCAAACAGTTCGAGATTCGAGGCGTGGTTGAGCGAGACGGTGTCGCTGATATCGATCTGAATCAGCTTTGGGATTACACGCGGGGATCAAATGATGAACGTGGATGA
- a CDS encoding phage holin family protein: MTAFLTHLGLTAAFLLLVAHLVRGVQVDGWGPALVGAIVLGLVNAFVKPVMVLFTLPLTILSLGFFLLIINAFMLMLVASIVPGIRVQGFLPALLGSLLLTALNIAIASHIPS, from the coding sequence GTGACCGCATTTCTTACACACTTGGGATTAACCGCAGCCTTTTTGCTGCTCGTCGCTCATCTGGTGCGTGGCGTACAGGTGGATGGATGGGGTCCGGCTTTGGTCGGCGCCATAGTCCTCGGCCTGGTGAATGCGTTTGTGAAGCCCGTCATGGTGCTGTTCACGTTGCCGCTGACGATACTCAGTCTCGGATTTTTTCTATTGATTATCAATGCCTTCATGCTGATGCTGGTGGCGTCGATCGTTCCAGGCATCCGTGTGCAGGGCTTCTTGCCCGCGCTGCTCGGCAGTTTGTTGCTGACGGCGCTGAATATCGCCATCGCATCGCATATTCCTTCATAG
- a CDS encoding HesB/IscA family protein: MLTLTDNAIKAIHRFTSGSDSAGSASGLRIQISGGGCSGLQYGLKLEEAAAEDDTVLEYDGIKVFVDPGSLPMIEGTSVDFVESIEGSGFKFSNPNAKNACSCGNSFSA, encoded by the coding sequence ATGCTTACCCTAACCGATAATGCCATCAAAGCCATACACCGTTTTACTTCCGGTTCCGATTCAGCCGGCTCGGCTTCGGGATTGAGGATACAGATTTCCGGAGGCGGCTGCTCCGGCTTGCAGTATGGTCTGAAGCTGGAAGAAGCCGCAGCTGAAGACGATACCGTTCTTGAATATGACGGAATCAAAGTGTTTGTCGATCCAGGCAGTTTACCGATGATCGAAGGCACCAGCGTCGATTTTGTCGAAAGTATCGAAGGTTCCGGCTTTAAATTCTCAAATCCAAACGCCAAGAATGCCTGCTCCTGCGGCAATTCTTTCTCAGCGTAA
- a CDS encoding sensor histidine kinase has product MMNVDDGSEMTSNNVPAESYDPYFKEENLAAQTRRFIATSTDIPADAHGALVDILVAYESLLRETKQLLRQADKFNLRHKRANEKLKRQYEELKTTQARLQQAERMASLSLIVAGVAHEVNTPVGISITAASHLQDTSKQFDEMFNAGQMKKTDLRNYISRTKEITELLTTNLQRAAELITSFKQVSVDQTSQKRRVFNLKKTILETLNSLGHLRKSSSRTFDLDCPDAIVMDSFPGALSQVIINLVMNANIHAFDDTGDGHIAITADADTDEVTLKVADNGKGISTGNLKHIFDPFFTTRRGQGGSGLGLHLVFNMVTGPLGGSIEVKSTEGSGTCFTLKLPLVAHDEPEAVTPIHEFQEA; this is encoded by the coding sequence ATGATGAACGTGGATGATGGGTCCGAGATGACGTCGAACAATGTACCTGCGGAAAGCTATGACCCCTATTTTAAGGAAGAGAATCTGGCTGCGCAGACGCGACGCTTTATCGCTACGTCGACGGATATTCCCGCAGACGCGCATGGCGCGCTGGTCGATATTCTGGTTGCCTACGAGTCGCTGCTGCGCGAAACCAAGCAACTGCTGCGCCAGGCGGACAAATTCAATCTTCGCCACAAGCGTGCAAACGAAAAGCTGAAGCGCCAGTACGAAGAACTTAAGACGACGCAGGCGCGCCTGCAGCAAGCCGAGCGCATGGCCTCCCTGTCGCTGATAGTTGCAGGCGTCGCTCATGAGGTCAATACGCCCGTTGGGATTTCGATCACTGCAGCGAGTCACCTGCAGGACACCAGCAAGCAGTTCGACGAGATGTTTAATGCAGGCCAAATGAAAAAAACCGACCTGCGCAACTACATTTCCAGGACAAAGGAAATAACCGAATTGTTGACGACAAACCTGCAGAGAGCCGCGGAACTGATCACCAGTTTCAAACAGGTTTCTGTCGATCAGACCAGTCAGAAACGCAGGGTATTCAATCTTAAAAAAACTATTCTGGAAACCCTGAACAGCCTGGGGCATCTTCGCAAGAGCAGCTCGCGAACTTTCGATCTGGACTGTCCAGACGCCATCGTCATGGATTCTTTTCCCGGCGCGCTTTCGCAAGTCATCATAAATCTGGTGATGAACGCGAATATCCACGCGTTTGACGACACAGGAGACGGACATATTGCCATTACAGCTGATGCCGATACGGATGAGGTGACGTTGAAGGTGGCCGACAATGGCAAAGGCATTTCCACGGGGAATCTGAAGCATATATTTGATCCGTTTTTTACAACGCGGCGTGGTCAGGGAGGCAGCGGCCTGGGATTACACCTGGTTTTCAATATGGTGACAGGTCCCCTGGGCGGCAGTATCGAAGTTAAGAGCACAGAAGGTTCAGGCACCTGTTTCACGCTGAAGCTCCCGCTGGTCGCACATGACGAACCGGAAGCCGTCACACCGATTCATGAATTTCAAGAGGCATGA
- the clpX gene encoding ATP-dependent Clp protease ATP-binding subunit ClpX has product MNATTHTSVHSHCSFCGIEQTPATPMIAGAEGAICEACVKLADQVVSNWGRKRVLTELHGPIPKPSKIKEILDTYVVGQHLAKEILSVAVYNHYKRLKHESGDQGFNHLHHEVELGKSNILLIGPTGTGKTLMASTLAKTVGVPFVVADATTLTQAGYVGDDVENILVRLLEVADGNVGRAEWGIVYLDEVDKLARSPEMATNTRDISGEGVQQALLRLVEGAVVKVSQKGKKRDGGGDEVALDTRNILFIAGGAFPGLEKHVSKRLKPSRSGIGFHAEPVDSDEKPDLEALLNETQPGDLRHFGLIPEFIGRFPVLAPLEPLNEEALISILTEPKNALTRQYQKLFSYENVELEFTEAALKRIAQKAIERETGARGLRSILEHVLRKPMFDVPSIDGVQICRVDEEMIDGLRDVEVVVRDPALSAAEEGESRQPEDSEFAETDKKRANSSH; this is encoded by the coding sequence ATGAACGCAACAACACATACTTCGGTTCATTCCCATTGTTCTTTTTGCGGCATAGAGCAAACACCGGCGACGCCGATGATCGCCGGAGCCGAAGGCGCCATTTGCGAAGCCTGCGTCAAGCTGGCCGACCAGGTGGTCAGCAACTGGGGGCGCAAGCGCGTTTTGACCGAGCTGCATGGGCCTATACCGAAGCCCTCTAAAATCAAGGAAATACTCGACACTTACGTCGTCGGCCAGCATCTTGCCAAGGAAATACTGTCGGTTGCGGTCTACAACCATTACAAACGTCTGAAGCATGAAAGCGGCGATCAGGGCTTCAATCACCTGCACCACGAGGTCGAACTGGGGAAATCAAACATCCTGCTGATCGGCCCGACCGGAACAGGTAAAACCCTGATGGCATCCACGCTGGCTAAAACCGTGGGCGTGCCTTTCGTGGTTGCAGATGCAACCACGCTGACCCAGGCCGGTTATGTCGGCGACGATGTCGAAAACATACTGGTACGCTTGCTCGAAGTCGCCGACGGCAATGTCGGCCGCGCCGAATGGGGTATCGTATACCTGGATGAAGTCGACAAGCTGGCACGCAGCCCGGAAATGGCGACCAACACCCGCGATATTTCCGGCGAAGGCGTACAGCAGGCATTGTTGCGGCTGGTGGAAGGCGCCGTCGTCAAGGTTTCGCAAAAAGGTAAAAAACGCGATGGCGGCGGCGACGAAGTAGCGCTCGATACCCGTAACATCCTGTTCATAGCCGGCGGAGCGTTTCCAGGCCTGGAGAAACACGTTTCCAAGCGTTTGAAACCTTCGCGTAGCGGCATAGGTTTTCATGCCGAGCCGGTCGATAGCGATGAAAAACCGGACCTGGAGGCTTTGCTGAACGAAACGCAGCCGGGCGATCTGCGTCACTTCGGCTTGATACCCGAATTCATCGGGCGCTTCCCGGTGCTGGCGCCGCTGGAGCCGTTAAACGAAGAAGCCCTGATCAGCATACTCACCGAGCCGAAGAATGCGCTGACGCGCCAGTATCAGAAGCTGTTTTCCTATGAAAATGTAGAACTGGAATTTACCGAGGCTGCGTTGAAACGCATTGCGCAGAAAGCGATAGAACGCGAAACCGGCGCGCGCGGGCTGCGCAGCATACTGGAGCATGTGCTGCGTAAACCGATGTTCGACGTACCGTCCATAGACGGCGTACAGATTTGCCGTGTCGATGAAGAGATGATAGATGGGTTGCGCGATGTTGAAGTCGTTGTTCGCGATCCCGCTCTATCCGCTGCCGAAGAAGGCGAAAGCCGGCAGCCGGAGGACAGCGAGTTCGCAGAAACGGATAAAAAGCGCGCCAACTCATCTCATTAG
- a CDS encoding nitrogen fixation protein NifZ, producing the protein MQAVETLEEGDIVYALIDFYNDGSIEHLDEGALLASRGARGVIVRIGHVEHLPDKTVFLVRFEDKDNNLGDPVGCWADELGVTLAS; encoded by the coding sequence ATGCAGGCAGTAGAAACACTCGAAGAAGGCGACATCGTTTATGCGCTGATCGATTTTTATAATGACGGCAGCATCGAGCATCTAGATGAGGGCGCCTTGTTGGCCTCCAGGGGCGCTCGCGGCGTCATAGTGCGTATCGGCCATGTAGAACACCTTCCCGACAAGACCGTATTTCTGGTGCGATTCGAAGACAAGGATAATAACCTCGGCGACCCGGTCGGGTGCTGGGCTGATGAGCTGGGTGTTACATTGGCAAGCTGA
- the nifM gene encoding nitrogen fixation protein NifM, with protein MSFEQTRIETAASPGQADLPYAMLRSALELFERAPAELSDEERIQAERQAARVLELESRILSAREAIGVVAGEDEVTRAIQEVRARYEDDDRFLAALAENGLTEETLRLALARQCRVNTVLDKVVAGDDEISEVDIGLFYHEHKTRFVQPEKREVLHILITVNEQFPENSREQALVRIKQIAQRLAQKPRMFEELATRHSECPTAMDGGKIGAVVRGQLYPELDKALFEMKPDQISGIVESEMGFHLLWCKSITTAKTVSLKKATPQIRLILQDRTRESRRRNWIRSLQKPTQPGARS; from the coding sequence ATGAGCTTCGAACAGACACGCATCGAGACGGCCGCAAGTCCAGGCCAGGCCGATTTACCTTATGCCATGCTGCGTTCGGCGCTTGAGCTTTTCGAACGCGCGCCTGCCGAACTGAGCGATGAAGAACGCATCCAGGCCGAACGTCAGGCGGCGCGCGTGCTCGAACTCGAATCGCGCATTTTAAGCGCCAGGGAAGCAATCGGTGTGGTGGCCGGTGAGGATGAAGTCACGCGCGCCATTCAGGAAGTGCGCGCCCGCTACGAGGACGACGATAGATTTCTGGCTGCACTGGCTGAAAACGGCTTGACCGAAGAAACGCTACGGCTCGCGCTGGCGCGGCAATGCCGGGTCAATACGGTACTGGACAAGGTTGTTGCCGGCGACGACGAAATCAGCGAGGTCGATATCGGCCTGTTTTACCACGAACACAAGACGCGTTTCGTGCAGCCGGAAAAACGCGAAGTTCTGCATATACTGATTACCGTCAACGAGCAATTTCCGGAAAACAGCCGCGAGCAGGCGTTGGTGCGCATCAAGCAAATTGCACAACGTCTGGCGCAGAAACCGCGCATGTTCGAGGAACTTGCTACTCGACATTCCGAGTGTCCGACTGCGATGGACGGAGGTAAAATCGGCGCAGTGGTGCGCGGGCAGCTCTATCCCGAACTGGATAAGGCGCTGTTCGAAATGAAGCCGGATCAGATCAGCGGCATAGTGGAATCGGAAATGGGCTTTCATTTGCTCTGGTGCAAATCGATCACTACGGCGAAAACGGTATCGCTGAAAAAAGCGACGCCGCAGATCCGCCTTATCCTGCAGGATCGCACCAGGGAAAGCCGCCGCAGAAATTGGATACGCAGTTTACAAAAACCAACACAACCGGGAGCAAGATCATGA
- the nifV gene encoding homocitrate synthase, translating to MTRSITINDTTLRDGEQSAGVAFSLDEKIEIARQLDSLGVPELEIGIPAMGERERDEIRVLAALGLKARLMVWARMCPADLQQSNGLGVPSIDLSIPVSEQQMRRKLNLGQEQVLSRINVCVRSAVDAGFHVCVGMEDASRADIGFLLQVAEAAGKAGANRLRYADTVGIMEPFALRDAFSRLRSATDLELEMHAHDDLGLATANTLAAVLGGASHVNTTVNGLGERAGNAALEEVVAALHQLHGIGTGIDLKDFCRVSGCVERASGEPVGWRKSLVGKRVFSHEAGIHVDGMLKDKLNYQGVDPAIIGREHEFILGKHSGRQAVIDAYQKIGIRLEPPQAESLLKDIRAYVVCYKRIPDVGLLWKLYRRLEVSVKRNETMTCYPSEMTL from the coding sequence ATGACTCGCTCGATTACCATAAACGACACGACCTTGCGAGACGGCGAGCAGTCGGCGGGCGTTGCATTCTCGCTTGATGAAAAGATCGAGATTGCACGGCAACTGGACAGCCTGGGGGTACCGGAACTGGAAATAGGTATTCCGGCCATGGGCGAGCGCGAGCGCGACGAGATCAGGGTACTGGCTGCTTTGGGACTCAAGGCGCGTTTGATGGTCTGGGCGCGCATGTGTCCTGCCGATTTACAACAGAGCAACGGGCTGGGCGTACCCAGCATCGACCTCTCCATTCCGGTATCCGAACAGCAGATGCGGCGCAAGCTGAATCTGGGACAAGAGCAGGTGCTGTCGCGCATAAACGTCTGCGTGCGCTCGGCCGTCGACGCCGGCTTTCACGTCTGCGTCGGCATGGAAGACGCATCCCGCGCGGACATCGGCTTTTTACTGCAAGTTGCGGAAGCGGCTGGAAAAGCGGGCGCAAACCGTCTTCGTTACGCCGATACCGTCGGCATCATGGAGCCGTTTGCATTGCGGGACGCCTTCAGCCGTTTGCGTAGCGCTACCGATCTGGAACTGGAAATGCATGCGCACGACGATTTGGGGCTGGCGACAGCCAACACCCTTGCAGCGGTTCTGGGCGGCGCGTCGCATGTAAATACGACTGTCAATGGTTTGGGCGAACGCGCCGGCAATGCGGCGCTGGAAGAAGTAGTCGCGGCGCTCCATCAACTGCACGGCATTGGAACTGGGATCGATCTCAAGGATTTCTGCCGCGTTTCCGGCTGCGTCGAACGCGCTTCCGGCGAACCGGTCGGCTGGCGCAAAAGCCTGGTTGGCAAGCGTGTTTTCAGCCATGAAGCCGGTATCCACGTCGACGGCATGCTGAAAGACAAACTCAACTATCAGGGGGTTGATCCGGCCATCATAGGACGCGAGCACGAGTTCATTCTAGGGAAGCACTCCGGCCGTCAAGCGGTTATCGATGCTTACCAAAAAATCGGCATCAGACTGGAGCCGCCACAGGCCGAAAGCCTGTTGAAAGATATACGCGCCTATGTCGTTTGTTACAAACGGATTCCTGATGTCGGACTGCTTTGGAAGTTGTACCGCCGACTTGAAGTGTCCGTCAAACGGAATGAAACCATGACCTGTTACCCATCGGAGATGACGTTATGA
- the nifU gene encoding Fe-S cluster assembly protein NifU yields the protein MWDYSEKVKEHFYQPRNVGVLEEANGVGDVGSISCGDALRLSLKVNPETDVIEDARFQTFGCGSAIASSSALTEIVKGMTLDDALKVTNQDIAEYLDGLPPEKMHCSVMGREALQAAIANYRGEEWSDDHEEGALICKCFAVDAVLIEETIRINNLHTVEEVTNYTKAGGGCSSCHEGIEEILVKVLTEKGEVFSTDVKKVEEPAPLPIAAKKSGALTSVQRIRRIEAVIEAIRPNLRMDGGDAELVEVDGNRVYIKMTGACAGCGMANMTIGGIQQKLMEDLGEFIRVIPADQLAHDQRSAAHG from the coding sequence ATGTGGGATTATTCTGAAAAAGTAAAAGAACACTTCTATCAACCGCGCAACGTCGGTGTGCTGGAAGAAGCCAACGGCGTCGGCGATGTCGGCTCGATTTCCTGCGGCGATGCGTTGCGCTTGAGCCTGAAGGTCAACCCGGAAACCGATGTTATCGAAGATGCGCGTTTCCAGACCTTCGGTTGCGGCTCCGCCATTGCGTCGTCATCGGCTCTGACCGAAATAGTCAAGGGAATGACGCTGGACGATGCGCTCAAGGTCACCAATCAGGACATAGCCGAGTATCTCGATGGCCTGCCGCCGGAAAAGATGCATTGTTCCGTGATGGGGCGCGAGGCGCTGCAGGCGGCGATTGCCAACTATCGCGGCGAAGAATGGAGCGACGACCATGAAGAAGGCGCGCTGATCTGCAAATGTTTCGCGGTCGACGCGGTGCTGATAGAGGAAACCATACGCATTAACAATCTGCATACCGTCGAAGAAGTCACCAATTACACCAAGGCCGGCGGCGGTTGCTCGTCGTGCCACGAAGGGATAGAAGAAATCCTGGTAAAGGTATTGACCGAAAAAGGAGAAGTTTTTTCCACTGACGTAAAAAAAGTGGAAGAGCCAGCGCCGTTGCCGATTGCCGCCAAGAAAAGCGGCGCTTTGACCTCGGTGCAGCGTATCCGCCGTATCGAAGCGGTAATCGAGGCGATACGTCCGAATCTGCGCATGGATGGCGGCGACGCCGAACTGGTCGAAGTCGACGGCAACCGCGTCTACATCAAAATGACCGGAGCTTGCGCCGGATGCGGGATGGCCAACATGACCATCGGCGGCATCCAGCAAAAATTGATGGAAGATCTGGGTGAATTCATCCGGGTAATACCCGCCGACCAATTGGCGCATGATCAAAGGAGTGCTGCTCATGGCTGA